Sequence from the Coturnix japonica isolate 7356 chromosome 19, Coturnix japonica 2.1, whole genome shotgun sequence genome:
GACGGGCGAGTTGTGCAACCTGCGCCCGCCCCCGGCCACCACCGCCCGCCCCGTCGTGCCGCTCTCAGTCCCCGCCGCCGTCGCCCTGCGTCGGGCCGCGCTCCGCTCCCGGtgctccccccaacccccccaaccccgcGGCACAGCGATCGTCGGAGCCGTCGGTGCGCACCGCGACACGGCACAGGGAAGCGGGGGAGCAGCGAAAGGGCAGGtgaggggctgcggggcggggggtgatgggggccggggggggggggggggtaggaGGGGATGTGGAATGGAGGAGGGGGATCAACGCTGCTCCCCGTGCCGAGGAAGAGCCGCTCCGCGCCCGCCCCCCCGAACAGTAAGAGTTGATGTGCGGCGAACGCAGCCTGCATGTGAGCTCCTACTGCCGCGGGAGGCGGGGCTGTACCCGACGGGAACCCCCCGCTTCTCTCTGCCGCGGGGTTGTaggggggctctggggggtTCTGCCCGCGCTGCGAGTGCGCCGGGCCCGGCGACCATGGCTGTAGACTGTtacccccccagcagcacagtaACAATCTAAAGCCACGGTCGCCCGGGCGACGTCGAGGAGTAGGGGGAGGTGGGAGTGGAGGACAAGGGGACGCAGCCGGTGCCTGGCGACAACGAGGGGGCGGCCCCCAAACCCGCAGCGAGcgcccccgccccgcagcgTGGGGGGACAGTCGGCGTGCGGAGGAAGCCCttcagcccacccccaccccccagcacagcccggcCCTCCCGCCGGCCCACGCGTGTTCGCCCCATCGGGGGGAACCCCCTACCTGGGCTGCAGCGGGGGGCGTCCGCCGTGGGGTCTCAGTGTCTGcgggaggggggagaggagaggagaggagaggggggaaaGAGAGACAGGGGTCAGGCGGGCACCAGACCCCCGTCCCACCTCCACCCCGCGGACGTTCCCGGCCGCCCCGACGGCTCAGCACGCGGGACAGCtccagcccccccccaacccgTCCCGGGaccgctccccccgccccacggcggtgccggtgccggtgccggtgGGTCATGCTTCAGTAGCCATGACTGTAGACTGTTACTGTCCTGTCCCTACGCAGCAGTAAGCAGTCTAGAGCCAAGGTGCCGATGCGCTGACTCGGGCTCTCCTCGACGGGGTCTCTCCACGCTCTTCCGACGGTCGGGGTGAAGGCGACATAGAGCTCGGGGTGCGGGGGTGCGGTGTCCCGGTGCGGGGTATGGaggcggggggtggggggatggaCGGTGCGGGGGGGGGGCACGTCGGGGCTGGATGCGGAGACAGTGGATGCCAATGTCACCCGCAGCAAACAGCGCGGGGGGCTGATGGGAGGAGGGGGCAGACGGTGTAACCACACGCACTCCACATAAACACCGCAAAGTCTCGGGGGGGCGACCGCCCCTCTCCCCCACACCCCCCCGCCCTTCCCGGGGCGGCTCCGCCCCCACGCCCGCCCCCACAGCGCGCGCCGCGCCCGGACACCCCACCGCCCCCTCCGCACGTGGGGCTGCGCGCCAGGCGGCCCGatcccccccccctccgccgcagcgacccccccccccaaccattCCCCATCCCGATCCCAttccccaccacccccccacGTACAGGTGCAGCGCTCGATGCCGCGGGGCTGCGCTGCCCCCTCCCGTCCCCGCTTACCTGGAGTGGGGGGGCGGGTTCAGCCTTACCTCCCCCCGGACCCCGACACCTCCCGGTCCGGACCCGGAGCCCCTCGATTCTCCCCCCGGTTCGGGGACGGTGCCGGTTTGTCGGTTCTGCGCTGTCCGCAGAGCGCGGAGCTTTTATAGGATCGGGCTCGTAGTAACGGGGATCTCGGCTCATTCATAGAAAAGCATCAACCTACACAATGACGTGAGCGCTACGTCAGCGAGGAAATTTAGGGAACGGGAAGACGCTACTATTTATATCGGGGCGGGGGGAGGGCAACGGCCCgcgggtggggaggggggtccGGGCCGTACCGGGACCCCGACatccccccatcaccccccccaGGCCATCCCTCCCCTGTGGGGATGCGTAGAGGGGCAGCCCCTATCCCTGCATCcctcctcccgcagccccgTTGGGGGTGCACCCCACAGACGGACCCGACAgccctctatggggtcaccccacagacacccaCCTCACCCCCCCCGTGCCCATAAGAGATGTAGGGTTGTGCTCAGGGGGAAAAAGCACAGAGCCCGGGGGTGTCCAAACCTGGGGTGCCCCATATGCACCTGTGTCCATCCACCCCATATCATGGCATCACTTCCCCCGTTGTGCCCCCAGTGAGCACCCATGGGTGTCCTGCAGGAGGATGGGGCACAACaacgtgtgtgtgtgtctgtgtgtgtctgtgtgtgtctgtgtgtgtctgtgtgtattgGGGGGGGAGTTTGGagcttcctcccccccccactaCATTGCAGCttccccactgcagcaccgTGCTGCCCTAATGCAGCCTTGCAGGGGGCCGGGGGCACGATCCTAAAGGGGGACACCGAGACCCCAAAACTGTTGTGTTCCCAATGAGCCGGATTGAGTGAATTCCTAAATGTAactccccccccatcccaagTATCAGCATCCCGAGCCGAGTGACACTAAACCCACATCCAGGGGGCCATGGGGGGACCCTTCCCCCGCTGGTTCgcatcccatatccccccccgccccatatccccccccccgGTTCCTGCCGGAGCCTTCTGACCTCACTGGGCTCTGGCGAAGCATCATAGCTGTCACCACGGCAACAGCGGCGTTGTCATTGACAGCAGCACCGCGCCGCCAGCACCCGCCGCTGCGTAAGGCCGCGACCCCCCTAACACCCACCCGCACCCCACTCCCCATTGAcaccccacatccagccctcctccctctccccgcTCCTCTTCCCCCAGTCCCTCATTCCGATGGGAGCCCGCtaccaccccaaaaccccatcaCATACCCCCCcaccacacacatacacacattcATCCCCCCTTACATCCCTCTCTCCGTGTCCCCCCACCACTTTGAGCCCTTTCTCAGCGCCCGCCCCGTCGGGGCTTCTCTCCGTTTTTCGGAGGCTCCGTTGCCGCAGCGCTGCCCGCCGCAGCCGTGACTCAGCCCCGGGATTAGTCAGCACCGGGGACGGCCCACCGGTACCGGCTGCGCGCTGCCTCCCCCGGAGCCGCCGCTGCCGCCCCCTCCGGGACCGGGGGCCGCTTTTCACCCCCTCACCCACCCCTCCCACGGTCCCCCATTGGGAACCTTTGGGGACGAAAAGCAGCCCCCCGGTCCCCGAGGGGGCGGCGGTGGGGGGGGGTGTTGTGTCCCGGAGCGCAGCCCGTTGCTGCCATCTAGTGGGGTTTGAGGTAGCCCATCCTCAGCCCCTCCGTCCTACAAGCGTCCCGTAGTGGAAGGGGTGGTGATAGAAGGGGGGTTTCAGGTCGTTCGTGGGGTCTGAAGCGCTTCCCGACATGGAAAGATGATTCCAGCCCCTACTGAGCTGCTGGAAGTGTTCCTCATCCAATCGAGCACCGTCCTACAGTGTGTCCTGTTGTCCTACGGAGCATCAACACCAAGGGATGGGGTCCCATCATCATCGTCACAAAGGAATCGATCCCATCATCGCACCACGCGCCATCCTAAAGGGGTATGGTCCCATTATCCTGTCATAAGAAGTCCCAAAGGGATGGAATCCCATCACCATTGTCCCAGGATTATGGAGTCCCATATATCATGCCAAAGGAATGGGGTCCCCTGCCTCAGGGTCATCCTGAAGGCGTCCTGCCATCCCACTGAGGAAGGGCTCTCACTTATCCATTAAACATCACTTGGCAGAGAGGGTTCTGCTTGTATGGGTGAGCATCATCCCACACTGAAGGGGAACCCACTGCCCCATCAAGTGGCACCACACAAAGAAAAGGGTCCCCATCTCCCCACCAAGGTGATGGGAACCTCCTGAAGGCCAacaaggagctgtgcagagccctGCATTGGGAACCTCGGGCATGGGGTGTGGGATACATGGCAACCCATGGGGTCCTGGTGGGCAATGAAGGGTGACGGTGTCCTGGTGGGAGCCCATGGGGactggggggctgtggggtgtcCTCCATGGGGGTCTGAATGTGGTGCTGGGTACCGGctctgggggtggggggtggcattgtggggctgggtgggacCACAGGGACCTCTAACCTCAGCCGTCATGGGATTCTGCCCCTcgttcagctgagcatcaccCCACAGGGAGGGGTCTCACAGGACGCTGCCTCTCGGGGGAGGAACCCCTCACCTATCTGCACATTGCTCCCCAGGGAGGGGTCCCAAAACCCACCCCACAGCGAAGGGGTCTCATCACTTCCCATGGCATTGCCCCACAAGGAAGAGATCCCACTGCCCCACAAAGCATCACCCCATCGAGAAGAGCCTTCCACCCATCCCATTACCGCCCCACAGTTCAGATTCCCCCTCACCCACCCTGCCCCATTGGGGCCACGCAGCACAGTGCAACCCCTGGCCCCAAAACAGGGGCTGGTGATACTGGAGGGCACCTGGAAGAGCTCAGCACAGGCACAGAAGGTGACCCCGCAGCCCACACCCAACAGAGGGCAGCTCACTGCTGTCACGAGTTTCACGGCCTCAGCTCAGCGACGCCGGTGCACGAACGGGACCCGAGTGTCACCGTGTCGGGAGGGGACTCAGCCTCCTTCAAGGGGCCACacaggggctgtgggggctgctgTGCCCCCGGCACCGCCGGGAAAATGAAGTGCGAGCTGCCAGCGGGGCTCCAGGCTCCTGGCGGTGCCGGATGCGGCCCGGCTGGCCAACGCCGTAATCGAACACATGTGTGTGGGCTTCGGGGAGAGGCTGCGCTGGGAAACGGGGCCCTACAGAGACCGGGGGGCTGCATCCTGTCCAACAGCCCAGGTCCCACATGAAGCCAGGCGTGCGAGCTCGATCCAAACCACAGCTGGATTTGAACCCAATCTCCCGGCATCTGGGCTAATTTGCTGCGCCGTGATTGATcgtggggagggggcacaggCGGGAGACGCTCCAGCTCAGACCTCCCAACAGAGCCAATGACTTAAGCAGAGCTGTTTCCAATCTGCGCTGCACATTGAGGCGAAAATgcccccttttctccccccccccctttccttttccttctcttcctgagCACTCCCGTTCACCAGCTCTGCCTGCGGCGTAACAGGGCGAAAAGGGACCGCTCTGCTCTGAGATGTCGGGGCCGCGGGGCTGAGCTCACCCCCTCCACCTGCCCCGGCTTTTGGGCTGCGAGAAAAAGGTGAAGGAGTCGGAGgtgtttcccccccccctccaacccccacccccccggcTCAGTCACTCAGCAGGTAGCCGGGGCACCCGGACGTCCCGGGGGGGGGAGTGAGGGGGTGTGGGCACTGTCGGGGAGCCGCTGTGATTGATGCAGCTCGGCCATAAATTACGCGGACTCATGCCCGCGGGAGTCATCGCTCAACAGCGACGTCCAAAGCTCCCTGCCAGAACCTGAAACACTTCAGCCGTTAATTgaacagagggaaggaaaaaaaaaaaaaaaaaagcccacaaaaatTAGTATAATAGAGAATAATATTTAAGAGAGCGAGGCGTGGGGGGGAAGTCAGCCCCCGAGGGGGTGGGATGAAATCACTGCTCCACAATGAGGGTCAGAGCTCGCTCCGCTCCCAGGATCCCGATGCCGCCCGATGTTGGGTTCGGGGCTGAGCGGTGCCACCCCGCTGCGGCCAAAATCCCCTGGAGGAGCCCGTAGGGAACAGCGGGAGGGTCGGCACTGAGCCGGGTGGTGCTcagtgggatttggggggaGACCCCCGGGGTCGGGCGGGTGGACGGGCGATCTTTGGGGCGCCGTGCCCGGCTGCGGGGTGACCCCAGGGCGGAGATGCCCGTTGCTGTGCCGCCCTCCGGGCTTAAACAAATGGCTGAGAAAGGAGAAGCGAAAGCACGAAGCTCTCCCCGCCTCGCTAGGAACGGGGGGCCACGTCGCTGTGTCCCCCCCGGGGCCGCCCTTCCTTCCCACCCGctcccctctccttctcctcctccaaaAAACCACCCCACCGACCAAACCCATCGACCTCTATTCCCATTCCCACCACCTCCACGGGACGCCCCGTCGGGGGAACCGCGCACCTGCACGGGGAGGAGCGTTtccccccccttctctcccaCCCAAAAACCCCGACGGCGGGGGCGGAGCGCAGCGGGCGCCGCTAGATGGAGCCCGACGAGCGGTACCGGGCAGCGGCAGCGGGGGCGGCGGAGGAGACGGGGCGCTGCGGGGTAAGTGCCGTCGGGGCGCGGCGAACGCGCCGTCGGGGCTCACCTGGTCGGGCTgatggatggggaggggggaagccTGAGCCTGGACACGGAGAAATGGGGGGAGAATTGAGGGGTCGGGAACAGCGGAGGAACCCGGGAGAGTCTGGGAGGGGTGGGCAAAGCCGCCGCCGGGATTGAGACCCTCGAAGGGGCGGTGGGACCGTGCGGGAGGCGGCGCCGCCCGTTCGTCCCGCTCCCACCGGGGCCGAGGGGAATTAGGGCTCggagaaaagaggaggagaaggaggaggaggaggaggagaaggggggggCCCGGCTGCTGCGTGCCCCGCccggggaggggaggaggaaacCTCCCGCCGTCCCTTTAACAGCCAGCGGCGCTGCTCGGAGTTCAGGCCGGGGTCAGGGGGAGTTCGCAGCCCGGGTTTCACCTCCGAGCTGGCGGCGTCGGGAGCCCCGAGGAACCGCCGCCGCCGACCGCTCCGAGGGGCGTACGGGCGGTCGGCAGCGCCGGGAATGGAGCGGCGGCGGAGGGCGGAGGGCAGCGCCCGGCGACGGCCCCCCCGGGGCTGAGCCATGAGAGTCCACCGAGAGCTCGGCTGGCTGGCGGAGGGCAGCGGACGGGCAGGTAAAGCGGCACCGCGGCTCCGACGGCGCTCGGGGGGCACTCACCGGGGCGGCACCGGGAGGGGAGGCGGGGAGGGGAGGTCCCgtttcccccccacccccccttaaCCCCCACCTCCTTACCCTCCCTCGTCCTCCCCGCTCACCTCGCAGGAAACGGGGGCGGGGGGCGCCGGGGGCACGGCCGGCCGCCTCCCGGGAGCGGGGCCATAAGAGCCTGGAGGAGCGCTGCGGGGAGCGGGGAGCGGCGCAGGTAACGGCGAGCGGCAGCCCCGGGGGGGTGGGCGGCCCCGAGGCTCTTCGGAGGGCAGCGGGACGGCCGCTTTTCTCCGCTTTCCCCCCCTCCCAATCCCCCCCCGTTTCCTCCGGTGAGGGCAGCGGCAGGTGGGAGCGGGGGGTGCTGGAAGCGAGCGGGGGCggggaggtgggggggtggggggggatgaTGTCATTTtctcccccccaaaaataaaaagaatatttgagCCTAAATTTGAGCCTCTGGGGGTTTGTACCCCACTCCCCGCCCCATCGGCCGGCGCGAAGCGAGCCCCGATATAAGCGTGGCACAGGGAAAGCTGCGCTCAGAGCAGCCAGAACGCAGCGGGGGACAGAGAACCGGGGTTGGGGTTGAGGTGGGCTGAgcaacaccccccccccccatcacccacGTCCTCCCCCGCCCCCGAAGTGCCCGACCCTCCCTACATCCCCTACAGGCGTTGGGCTGACGGGGCCGTTTGTTGCAGGGCGGCGGGTGCGCGGCGCGATGCTGGAGGCCATGGAGGTACCGAGCCACTCgcggcagctgctgctgcagctgaacacGCAGCGCACGAAGGGTTTCCTGTGCGACGTGATCATCGTGGTGCAGAACGCGCTCTTCCGCGCTCACAAGAACATCCTGGCGGCCAGCAGCGCCTACCTCAAGTCGCTGGTGGTGCACGACAACCTGCTCAACCTGGACCACGAGATGGTGAGCCCCGGCATCTTCCGCCTCATCCTCGATTTCATCTACACCGGGCGTTTGGGTGAATGTGAGCCGGGCGGCGAGCAGAGCTTGGGGGCTGTGCTGGCGGCCGCCAGCTACCTGCAGATCCCCGGCTTGGTGGCACTGTGCAAGAAGAAGCTGAAGCGCAGCGGGAAGTATTGCCACCTGCGCGGGGGGTACGCGCCCTACAAGCTGGGCCGGGGGCTGCGTGCTGCCACGCCGGTCATCCAGGCTTGTTACTCGGGGACACCGCGACCCGTCGATCTGCAGCCTGTGGAACCGGCGGCCCCGCTCAACACTCAGTGTGGGGAGCTCTACGCGTCGGCCTCGCAGGGCACCCCGCTGCACCCACATGGGCTGTGCCCCCCTGAGCGGCACTGCTCGCCGCCGTGTGGCCTCGACCTCTCCAAGAAGAGCCCCACCGGCCCCTCCgcccagctgctgcccaccGACCGCCTGCTGCCCGCAGAGCCCCGCGAGCCCTCCTTGCCCCCACGGCACGACAGCCCCCCTGTGAGTGGGGGGCTCCTGGCCGGCCACCCCGCTGCCTACAAGGACTCACCACCAGGCGGGGAACCGGGGGGACACCCCCACGCCACTGACCCATTCCGTGGGACACCACCCTGTGCCGAACCCCCCCTGCCTCGTGGTGATGGGCGTGAGCTGATGTACCGCTGGATGAAGCACGAGCCGCTGGGGCCCTACCTGGATGAAGGGGAGGCAGAGAAGGAGctggagagggaggaaaaagccGAATCGCCGCCTGCCGCCCCACAGCCGCGTTATCCCAGCGTGGAAAGCAACGACCTGGAGCCAGATAACAGCACCAGTGAGGAGACGGGCAGCAGCGAGGGGCCGTCGCCTGGCGATGCATTGGACCGCTACTGCAACCACCTGGGCTATGAGCCCGAGAGCCTGGGCGACAACCTGTATGTCTGCATTCCCTGTGGCAAAGGCTtccccagctctgagcagctgaatgCCCACGTGGAGACACACACTGAGGAAGACCTGTACCACAAAGCGGCGGCCGAGCAGGCCGTGCCCTTCTTGGATAAGGGCGGCGCGGGGCTGGGGGACATCCTGCGGCCGTATCGCTGCTCGTCCTGTGACAAGTCCTACAAGGACCCGGCCACGCTGCGGCAGCACGAGAAGACGCACTGGCTGACACGGCCCTACCCCTGCACCATCTGTGGCAAGATGTTCACACAACGGGGCACCATGACACGGCACATGCGCAGCCACTTGGGGCTCAAGCCCTTTGCTTGCGAGGAATGCGGGATGCGCTTTACCCGGCAGTACCGACTGACCGAGCACATGCGCATCCACTCCGGGGAGAAGCCCTACGAGTGCCAGGTGTGCGGAGGCAAGTTCGCCCAACAGCGCAACCTCATCAGCCACATGAAGATGCACACGGCCGGCCCCGACGGCAAAGCCAAGCTGGACTTCCCTGACAGCGTCTATGCCATGGCGCGGCTCACCGCCGACCAGCTGGGGCTGAAAGTATCCGGCGCCGAGCTGTTGTCCCACACCTCACACTTCCTCAGCGACCCCAAGGCCATGGAGAGCCTCTACCCGTTGGCCAAGTTCACGGCTGAGCACCTGGGGCTGAGCCAGGACAAAGCGGCCGAGGTGTTGGCGCAGGCTCCGCACCTCCATGCCGACGCTGCACGGACCATAGAGCGCTACTCACCCCCGTAGCACCCAACAGAGGGGTGGCCCTGGGGACCCCTGTGCCTCTG
This genomic interval carries:
- the HIC1 gene encoding hypermethylated in cancer 1 protein isoform X2 is translated as MLEAMEVPSHSRQLLLQLNTQRTKGFLCDVIIVVQNALFRAHKNILAASSAYLKSLVVHDNLLNLDHEMVSPGIFRLILDFIYTGRLGECEPGGEQSLGAVLAAASYLQIPGLVALCKKKLKRSGKYCHLRGGYAPYKLGRGLRAATPVIQACYSGTPRPVDLQPVEPAAPLNTQCGELYASASQGTPLHPHGLCPPERHCSPPCGLDLSKKSPTGPSAQLLPTDRLLPAEPREPSLPPRHDSPPVSGGLLAGHPAAYKDSPPGGEPGGHPHATDPFRGTPPCAEPPLPRGDGRELMYRWMKHEPLGPYLDEGEAEKELEREEKAESPPAAPQPRYPSVESNDLEPDNSTSEETGSSEGPSPGDALDRYCNHLGYEPESLGDNLYVCIPCGKGFPSSEQLNAHVETHTEEDLYHKAAAEQAVPFLDKGGAGLGDILRPYRCSSCDKSYKDPATLRQHEKTHWLTRPYPCTICGKMFTQRGTMTRHMRSHLGLKPFACEECGMRFTRQYRLTEHMRIHSGEKPYECQVCGGKFAQQRNLISHMKMHTAGPDGKAKLDFPDSVYAMARLTADQLGLKVSGAELLSHTSHFLSDPKAMESLYPLAKFTAEHLGLSQDKAAEVLAQAPHLHADAARTIERYSPP
- the HIC1 gene encoding hypermethylated in cancer 1 protein isoform X1 is translated as MRVHRELGWLAEGSGRAGRRVRGAMLEAMEVPSHSRQLLLQLNTQRTKGFLCDVIIVVQNALFRAHKNILAASSAYLKSLVVHDNLLNLDHEMVSPGIFRLILDFIYTGRLGECEPGGEQSLGAVLAAASYLQIPGLVALCKKKLKRSGKYCHLRGGYAPYKLGRGLRAATPVIQACYSGTPRPVDLQPVEPAAPLNTQCGELYASASQGTPLHPHGLCPPERHCSPPCGLDLSKKSPTGPSAQLLPTDRLLPAEPREPSLPPRHDSPPVSGGLLAGHPAAYKDSPPGGEPGGHPHATDPFRGTPPCAEPPLPRGDGRELMYRWMKHEPLGPYLDEGEAEKELEREEKAESPPAAPQPRYPSVESNDLEPDNSTSEETGSSEGPSPGDALDRYCNHLGYEPESLGDNLYVCIPCGKGFPSSEQLNAHVETHTEEDLYHKAAAEQAVPFLDKGGAGLGDILRPYRCSSCDKSYKDPATLRQHEKTHWLTRPYPCTICGKMFTQRGTMTRHMRSHLGLKPFACEECGMRFTRQYRLTEHMRIHSGEKPYECQVCGGKFAQQRNLISHMKMHTAGPDGKAKLDFPDSVYAMARLTADQLGLKVSGAELLSHTSHFLSDPKAMESLYPLAKFTAEHLGLSQDKAAEVLAQAPHLHADAARTIERYSPP